Proteins encoded in a region of the Pseudomonas putida genome:
- the metC gene encoding cystathionine beta-lyase, with amino-acid sequence MTPSITPALLHDWLFDGHEIALFDLREHGQYGEAHLFYAVNLPYSRLEIEAPRLAPNPLVRLVVYDATGGELVQRGVQRLQALGYKAVHWLEGGSQGWQAAGFELFAGVHLPSKAFGELVEHACHTPRISAQELAEWQRQGKPLVLLDGRPLDEFAKMNIPGATCCPNGELGYRLEDLVHDPQTPVVINCAGRTRSIIGAQTLINLGIDNPVYALENGTQGWYLVDLPLEHGGQRGYPPHSGQALGRQRARATGLAHKVGVQWVAAAQVQAWQQDAQRTLFLCDVRTPEEFTAGSLPGAQHCPGGQLVQGTDLYIGVRKARVVLFDGDGVRAPVVASWLRQMGHDAYVLEGGLGSGLALPAQPPLAVTLAEASAAELEGALLLDLRPSTAYRQRHVRGAQWAIRPGLAEQVREQSGRLVFIADDPRVAELAASELPDTQRRAARLFPQALLAEWPQVADDTSLPDAACIDFLFFVHDRHAGNKEAARRYLAWETGLIAQMSAAEVASFTPLTHSDPVATRLVHAGRGESGQGAHGVNPPVSRLSTVLFDSVAEQREARSHRDQQRVLSYGARGNPTAFALEDLVSELEGGYRCKLFVTGLQAITQTFLAYLRPGDHVLLSDGVYGPVRRLARELLQPFGVQVSYFAADGHGLEAALRPNTRMVYSESPSSLLYELNDLPAMAALCKPRGILLAVDNTWGSGYLYQPLALGADISVMALTKYVGGHSDVMMGSVCTTQEAFAALSRSSDTCGCTVSPDDAWLVLRGARSLASRMAVHGRQGLEIAQWLQAREDVARVYHPALPEHPGHALWRRDFKGSNGLLSLELADASLGRAEAFIDRLRLFGIGASWGGYESLVTLAELGERSFATPVRGALVRLHVGLEEVGSLQRDLDQALR; translated from the coding sequence ATGACTCCCAGCATCACCCCCGCGCTACTGCATGACTGGCTGTTCGACGGCCACGAAATCGCCCTGTTCGACCTGCGCGAGCACGGCCAGTACGGCGAAGCTCACCTGTTCTACGCCGTGAACCTGCCGTACAGCCGGCTGGAAATCGAGGCCCCGCGCCTGGCGCCCAACCCGCTGGTGCGTCTGGTGGTCTACGACGCAACCGGCGGCGAACTGGTGCAGCGCGGCGTGCAGCGCCTGCAGGCGCTGGGCTACAAGGCCGTGCATTGGCTCGAAGGCGGTAGCCAGGGCTGGCAGGCCGCTGGCTTTGAATTGTTCGCCGGTGTGCACCTGCCCTCCAAGGCCTTTGGCGAACTGGTCGAACATGCCTGCCACACCCCACGCATCAGCGCCCAGGAGCTGGCCGAATGGCAACGCCAGGGCAAGCCGCTGGTACTGCTCGATGGCCGGCCACTGGACGAGTTCGCCAAGATGAACATCCCCGGCGCCACCTGCTGCCCCAACGGTGAACTGGGCTACCGCCTGGAGGACCTGGTGCATGACCCCCAAACACCGGTGGTGATCAACTGCGCAGGGCGTACCCGCAGCATCATCGGCGCGCAAACCCTGATCAACCTCGGCATCGACAACCCGGTCTATGCCCTGGAGAACGGCACCCAGGGCTGGTACCTGGTCGACCTGCCACTGGAGCACGGGGGGCAACGCGGGTATCCGCCGCATAGCGGCCAGGCACTGGGGCGGCAACGGGCACGCGCCACGGGGTTGGCGCACAAGGTCGGGGTGCAGTGGGTGGCAGCGGCGCAGGTACAGGCCTGGCAGCAGGATGCACAACGCACGCTGTTCCTGTGCGATGTGCGCACCCCGGAGGAGTTCACCGCTGGCAGCCTGCCCGGCGCGCAGCATTGCCCAGGCGGGCAACTGGTGCAGGGCACCGACTTGTACATTGGCGTGCGCAAGGCGCGCGTGGTGCTGTTCGATGGCGACGGCGTGCGTGCCCCGGTGGTGGCCAGCTGGCTGCGGCAGATGGGGCATGATGCGTACGTCCTCGAAGGCGGCCTGGGCAGTGGCTTGGCATTGCCGGCACAGCCGCCGCTGGCGGTAACCTTGGCCGAAGCCAGCGCTGCAGAACTGGAGGGCGCCTTGCTGCTGGACCTGCGCCCGAGCACGGCCTACCGCCAGCGCCACGTGCGCGGCGCGCAGTGGGCGATCCGCCCAGGGCTGGCCGAGCAGGTGCGTGAGCAGTCTGGGCGCCTGGTGTTCATTGCCGACGACCCTCGCGTCGCCGAGTTGGCTGCCAGCGAACTGCCAGATACACAACGTCGCGCTGCGCGCCTGTTCCCCCAGGCGTTGCTGGCCGAGTGGCCGCAGGTCGCGGACGACACCTCGTTGCCAGACGCCGCCTGCATCGATTTCCTGTTCTTCGTCCATGACCGACACGCCGGCAACAAGGAGGCGGCACGCCGCTACCTGGCCTGGGAGACCGGGCTGATCGCACAGATGAGCGCCGCCGAGGTTGCCAGCTTCACCCCCCTGACGCACAGCGACCCGGTCGCTACACGGCTGGTGCATGCCGGGCGTGGCGAATCGGGCCAAGGGGCCCACGGCGTCAACCCACCGGTCAGCCGCCTGAGCACCGTGCTGTTCGACAGCGTCGCCGAACAGCGTGAAGCGCGCAGCCATCGGGACCAGCAACGGGTGCTCAGCTACGGTGCCCGTGGCAACCCCACGGCCTTTGCCCTCGAAGACCTGGTCAGCGAACTGGAAGGCGGCTACCGCTGCAAGTTGTTCGTTACCGGGCTGCAAGCCATCACTCAGACCTTTCTCGCCTACTTGCGCCCCGGCGACCATGTGCTGCTCAGCGATGGGGTGTATGGCCCGGTGCGGCGCCTGGCGCGCGAGCTGCTGCAGCCGTTCGGTGTGCAAGTCAGCTATTTCGCCGCCGATGGCCACGGCCTGGAGGCCGCGTTGCGCCCGAACACCCGCATGGTCTACAGCGAGAGCCCGAGTTCGTTGCTGTACGAGCTCAATGACCTGCCGGCCATGGCTGCGTTGTGCAAGCCGCGCGGGATCCTGCTGGCGGTCGACAACACCTGGGGTTCGGGTTACTTGTACCAGCCGTTGGCATTGGGCGCAGACATCTCGGTGATGGCCCTGACCAAGTACGTGGGCGGGCACAGCGACGTGATGATGGGCAGCGTGTGCACCACCCAAGAGGCCTTCGCCGCGTTGTCGCGCAGCAGCGATACCTGCGGCTGCACGGTCAGCCCGGACGATGCTTGGTTGGTGCTGCGTGGGGCGCGCAGCCTGGCCAGCCGCATGGCCGTGCACGGGCGCCAGGGCCTGGAGATCGCCCAGTGGCTCCAAGCACGCGAGGACGTGGCGCGGGTGTATCACCCGGCGTTGCCGGAGCACCCGGGGCATGCCCTGTGGCGCCGCGACTTCAAGGGCAGCAATGGCCTGCTCAGCCTCGAACTGGCCGACGCCAGCCTGGGCCGGGCAGAAGCGTTCATCGATCGCCTGCGCCTGTTCGGCATCGGTGCCTCCTGGGGTGGCTACGAGAGCCTGGTGACCCTGGCCGAGCTGGGTGAGCGCAGCTTCGCAACCCCGGTGCGTGGTGCATTGGTGCGCCTGCACGTGGGCCTGGAAGAGGTCGGCTCGCTACAGCGCGACCTCGACCAGGCGCTGCGCTGA
- a CDS encoding cysteine dioxygenase family protein, with product MSRESVIQPFLAQVRAIHERGVDRAALQQIVRLLEGLAERRELFNFERFPAPDATTGETQFRYRLNDDGESPTLYVNSLLPGKATLPHNHETWAVIVAVEGQELNRVYRREDDGSDPARARLALEQEIVVQPGTSVAFLGEDLHGIRVEGDQPTLHFHLYGRPLESLENRYGVKDDGSVVNYNKSQMAPSIAAYGL from the coding sequence ATGTCCCGTGAATCCGTGATCCAGCCGTTTCTGGCGCAAGTGCGCGCTATCCATGAGCGTGGTGTCGACCGCGCCGCCCTGCAGCAGATCGTCCGCTTGCTCGAAGGCCTTGCCGAGCGCCGCGAACTGTTCAATTTCGAGCGCTTCCCGGCACCGGACGCGACCACCGGCGAGACCCAGTTCCGCTACCGCCTGAACGATGATGGCGAGTCGCCGACCCTGTACGTCAACTCGCTGCTGCCGGGCAAGGCGACCCTGCCACACAACCATGAGACATGGGCAGTCATCGTCGCCGTCGAGGGGCAGGAGCTGAACCGGGTGTATCGCCGCGAAGATGACGGCAGCGACCCGGCCCGTGCACGCCTGGCGCTGGAGCAGGAGATCGTGGTGCAGCCAGGGACCTCCGTGGCGTTCCTGGGTGAAGACCTGCATGGCATTCGTGTGGAGGGAGATCAGCCGACCTTGCACTTCCACCTTTATGGTCGGCCGCTGGAGTCGCTGGAGAACCGTTACGGGGTCAAGGACGACGGCAGCGTGGTGAACTACAACAAATCACAGATGGCGCCTTCGATCGCGGCATACGGCCTTTGA
- a CDS encoding amino acid ABC transporter ATP-binding protein, protein MPSEPLIQLRDVHLAFADNPVLRGIDLDVQAGQAVSIIGPSGSGKSTILRCMTGLLRPQRGSICIGGTQVERLRGEAELIALRKQVGFVFQQYNLFPHLSVLDNLLIAPTKVLGRNRAEAREQALALLDKVRLGHKAAAFPGELSGGQQQRVAIARALAMRPRLILFDEVTSALDPEMVGEVLAVIRELTEEGMTCVLVTHEMRFAEEISDQVYFTEHGRIVEHGSAEQLFRAPQHERTRAFLQHALGEGGQRPSRPAPDVFSNLGRYSLSV, encoded by the coding sequence ATGCCTTCTGAACCCTTGATCCAGTTGCGCGACGTGCACCTGGCTTTTGCCGACAACCCGGTGTTGCGTGGCATCGACCTTGATGTGCAGGCGGGCCAGGCGGTGTCGATCATCGGCCCGTCCGGCTCGGGCAAGTCGACCATCCTTCGCTGCATGACCGGCCTGCTGCGGCCGCAGCGTGGCAGCATCTGCATTGGTGGTACCCAGGTCGAGCGTTTGCGCGGCGAGGCGGAGCTGATTGCCCTGCGCAAACAGGTGGGCTTTGTCTTCCAGCAATACAACCTGTTTCCCCATTTGAGTGTGCTGGACAATTTGCTGATCGCCCCGACCAAGGTGCTTGGGCGCAACCGCGCCGAGGCCCGCGAGCAGGCCCTGGCGCTGCTCGACAAGGTGCGCCTGGGCCACAAGGCAGCAGCCTTCCCAGGTGAGCTGTCGGGTGGCCAGCAGCAGCGTGTTGCCATTGCCCGTGCCTTGGCGATGCGGCCCAGGTTGATCCTGTTCGATGAAGTGACCTCGGCGCTGGACCCAGAGATGGTTGGCGAAGTGCTGGCGGTGATCCGTGAGCTGACCGAGGAAGGCATGACCTGCGTGCTGGTCACCCATGAAATGCGCTTTGCCGAAGAGATCAGCGACCAGGTGTATTTCACCGAGCATGGCCGGATCGTCGAGCATGGCAGCGCCGAACAACTGTTCCGCGCCCCGCAACACGAGCGTACCCGTGCCTTTCTGCAGCATGCGCTGGGTGAGGGCGGCCAACGCCCGAGCCGCCCGGCGCCCGATGTTTTCAGCAACCTGGGGCGCTACAGCCTCAGCGTGTGA
- a CDS encoding amino acid ABC transporter permease: MAIENLATLWHWSPTLGAGLLQNIQISVGAIGLGTLLGLLIGVLSLSPLAPLRGVARLWVQVFRNAPWLVLIYFTSYVFPFEIQVAGTWLAFPDWLKVTIGLALPASANVAEIFRGAVASIPATQWEAARSLAFSRVQIFRSIILPQCLRRMLPPWMNLYAVVTMGTALASLVGVHDLIDSAQIAANTVNRSGFTVLVYFSVLALFFAYCYPIARLTQRLERRYAF; encoded by the coding sequence ATGGCCATTGAGAACCTCGCCACACTGTGGCATTGGTCACCGACCCTGGGGGCGGGCCTGTTGCAGAACATCCAGATCAGCGTTGGCGCCATTGGCCTGGGCACGTTGCTGGGCTTGCTCATAGGCGTTCTGTCGCTGTCGCCCTTGGCGCCACTGCGCGGTGTCGCACGGCTGTGGGTGCAGGTGTTCCGTAACGCACCGTGGCTGGTGCTGATCTACTTCACCTCGTACGTGTTCCCGTTCGAAATCCAGGTGGCCGGCACCTGGCTGGCCTTTCCCGACTGGCTCAAGGTCACGATCGGCCTGGCCCTGCCTGCCAGTGCCAATGTTGCCGAGATTTTCCGTGGTGCGGTGGCTTCTATCCCGGCTACCCAGTGGGAGGCTGCGCGTTCGCTGGCCTTCAGCCGCGTGCAGATCTTCCGTTCGATCATTCTGCCGCAGTGCCTGCGGCGCATGTTGCCGCCCTGGATGAACTTGTACGCGGTAGTGACCATGGGCACCGCGCTGGCTTCGCTGGTGGGGGTGCACGACCTGATCGACAGCGCGCAGATTGCCGCCAACACCGTCAACCGCAGCGGCTTCACCGTGCTGGTGTACTTCAGCGTGCTGGCGTTGTTCTTCGCCTACTGCTACCCCATTGCCCGCCTGACCCAACGCCTGGAGCGCCGCTATGCCTTCTGA
- a CDS encoding ABC transporter permease subunit (The N-terminal region of this protein, as described by TIGR01726, is a three transmembrane segment that identifies a subfamily of ABC transporter permease subunits, which specificities that include histidine, arginine, glutamine, glutamate, L-cystine (sic), the opines (in Agrobacterium) octopine and nopaline, etc.): protein MSEVLHGLVGQLARLGLNYGFLFDTYASGKLLEGALTTVYLCLFSVVGSLVVGVLLAAALTSARRWLAWPARAFIEVTRNTPTLVQLYCAFLVLNMLINQSLGNANPMTPFAWVVLVISLHKGAFHAEALRAGIEAVPAVTLEAASSLAFSRRQQLLQVQLPLAVRFALPALVNNLIDLVKMTAVASAIAVNDITYASIMIWTQGDNVIELMILILAFYGLLSFAVNCAGRAVEARLRMPGYGH from the coding sequence ATGAGCGAGGTTCTGCACGGGCTGGTCGGGCAGCTCGCCCGGCTTGGCCTGAATTACGGCTTTCTGTTCGACACCTACGCCAGCGGCAAACTGCTCGAGGGCGCGTTGACCACGGTCTACCTGTGCCTGTTCAGCGTGGTCGGCAGCCTTGTGGTTGGCGTCTTGCTGGCGGCGGCGCTTACGTCCGCACGTCGCTGGTTGGCCTGGCCGGCGCGGGCCTTTATCGAGGTCACTCGTAATACGCCGACGCTGGTGCAGTTGTACTGCGCGTTCCTGGTGCTGAACATGCTGATCAACCAGAGCCTGGGCAACGCCAACCCGATGACGCCCTTTGCCTGGGTGGTGCTGGTGATATCCCTGCACAAAGGGGCGTTTCACGCCGAGGCCTTGCGCGCCGGCATCGAGGCGGTGCCGGCAGTGACCCTGGAGGCGGCCAGCTCGCTGGCCTTCAGCCGCCGCCAGCAACTGCTGCAGGTACAGCTGCCGCTGGCCGTGCGCTTTGCCTTGCCGGCGCTGGTCAACAACCTTATCGACCTGGTGAAGATGACCGCCGTGGCGTCGGCGATCGCTGTCAACGATATTACCTATGCCTCGATCATGATCTGGACCCAGGGCGACAATGTCATCGAACTGATGATTCTGATCCTGGCGTTCTACGGCCTGCTCAGCTTCGCTGTCAATTGTGCCGGTCGCGCCGTGGAAGCGCGCCTGAGGATGCCGGGTTATGGCCATTGA
- a CDS encoding transporter substrate-binding domain-containing protein, producing the protein MSLSTIARRGLLASLLATTTLAASGLAQADATLDKVQQRHKLAVGVVLSGGPFGAIDPATREPVGFSVDLARDLARQLGVAVDLVAVQPANRVQFLQQGKVDLLIANMEWTPERDKLLGHVPTPFYRVGGTAALAKDSPINTWAGLKGQPVCTSQGSSYTQALVELGADIKAFKTSAESLLALRGNNCVAAVHDATLINPLLAKGGEWSGYRALAPELNPAPSVIWTRLGETDTQQRLDPFVKQWHRSGWLIEREQANHITPASPALVELRAKLQGEGA; encoded by the coding sequence ATGTCGCTGTCCACCATTGCCCGTCGCGGGCTGCTCGCATCGTTGCTGGCCACCACCACGCTGGCCGCCAGCGGCCTGGCCCAGGCCGATGCCACCCTGGACAAGGTCCAGCAACGCCACAAGCTGGCCGTGGGCGTGGTGTTGTCCGGTGGCCCGTTCGGGGCCATCGACCCAGCCACCCGCGAACCGGTCGGTTTCAGCGTCGACCTTGCGCGTGACCTGGCGCGCCAGCTGGGCGTGGCGGTCGACCTCGTTGCGGTGCAGCCGGCCAACCGTGTGCAGTTCCTGCAGCAGGGCAAGGTCGACCTGCTGATCGCCAACATGGAATGGACCCCCGAGCGCGACAAATTGCTGGGCCACGTGCCCACGCCGTTCTACCGCGTGGGCGGTACCGCGGCGCTGGCCAAGGACAGCCCGATCAACACCTGGGCCGGGCTCAAGGGCCAGCCGGTGTGCACTTCGCAGGGCAGCAGCTACACCCAGGCGCTGGTGGAGCTGGGTGCCGACATCAAAGCCTTCAAGACCTCGGCCGAATCGCTGCTGGCCCTGCGCGGCAACAACTGCGTGGCTGCCGTGCACGATGCCACGCTGATCAACCCGCTGCTGGCCAAAGGTGGCGAGTGGAGCGGCTACCGCGCCCTGGCCCCCGAACTCAACCCGGCGCCGTCGGTGATCTGGACGCGCCTGGGTGAGACCGACACCCAGCAGCGCCTGGACCCGTTCGTCAAGCAGTGGCACCGCAGCGGCTGGCTGATCGAGCGTGAGCAGGCCAACCACATCACCCCGGCCTCGCCGGCGTTGGTGGAACTGCGTGCCAAGTTGCAGGGCGAAGGCGCCTGA
- a CDS encoding LysR substrate-binding domain-containing protein, with product MSTLDLDLLRTFVAIADHSSFAEAGRNLGRTQASVTQHMQRLEQQVGVPLLRKQGRHKSLTDAGRQLLRHARQMLALNDEALAGLRLDGPSGVLRIGSPHDIADTILPPLLSHIARSAPNLRLEIDVGRSPFLMEDLQRGKVDMVISTRTAPGLEGFALRTSPVWWICAAQYQHLPSEPLPLVLVDEPSLYRKLALEALERAGIAWRQAYLASNLIGVKAAVRAGLGITARSQEMVGPDMRVLGQSDGLPALPDVTYHLWVRANTVNPLVRQAYAMVRASAGL from the coding sequence ATGAGCACCCTCGACCTCGACCTGCTTCGTACGTTCGTCGCCATCGCCGACCATTCAAGCTTCGCCGAAGCCGGCCGCAACCTGGGCCGCACCCAGGCCTCGGTCACCCAACACATGCAACGCCTGGAACAACAGGTAGGTGTACCGCTATTGCGCAAGCAAGGCCGCCACAAGTCGCTGACCGACGCTGGCCGTCAGTTGCTGCGCCACGCCCGGCAAATGCTCGCGCTCAATGACGAGGCGCTCGCCGGCCTGCGGCTGGATGGCCCCAGCGGCGTGCTGCGGATCGGCTCGCCCCACGACATCGCCGACACCATCCTGCCGCCACTGCTCAGCCACATCGCCCGCTCGGCGCCCAACCTGCGCCTGGAAATCGACGTTGGCCGCAGCCCGTTCCTGATGGAAGACTTGCAGCGCGGCAAGGTCGACATGGTCATTTCAACCCGCACCGCACCGGGCCTGGAAGGCTTTGCGCTGCGTACCTCACCGGTGTGGTGGATATGCGCGGCGCAGTATCAGCACCTGCCCAGCGAGCCGTTGCCGCTGGTGCTGGTGGACGAGCCCAGCCTGTACCGCAAACTGGCCCTGGAGGCCCTGGAACGGGCCGGTATCGCCTGGCGCCAGGCGTACCTGGCGTCCAACTTGATCGGCGTCAAGGCAGCGGTGCGCGCCGGCCTGGGCATTACTGCGCGCAGCCAGGAGATGGTCGGCCCCGACATGCGTGTGCTCGGCCAAAGCGACGGCCTGCCGGCGCTACCCGATGTCACCTACCACTTGTGGGTGCGGGCCAACACCGTCAACCCGCTGGTGCGCCAGGCCTACGCGATGGTGCGCGCCAGCGCGGGGCTGTGA
- a CDS encoding Lrp/AsnC family transcriptional regulator, translating into MPIKLDAIDRRILRALQRDGRLQNQELAKQVGLSASPCLRRVRLLEEAGVIERYVALLDPAKVALGLTLFVRVWLKRQDQDTTDEFVEAVRQLPEVVECHVMAGDCDLLLRVVAADLEAYRRFQIKHLTSLSVVQNVKTEVPMEKIKLTTELPV; encoded by the coding sequence ATGCCAATCAAGCTCGATGCCATCGACCGCCGCATCCTGCGCGCGCTGCAGCGCGACGGCAGGTTGCAGAATCAGGAACTGGCCAAACAGGTGGGGTTGTCTGCTTCGCCGTGCCTGCGACGGGTGCGGCTGCTGGAGGAGGCTGGGGTGATCGAGCGTTATGTGGCATTGCTGGACCCGGCCAAGGTCGCGCTGGGCCTGACCCTGTTCGTGCGCGTATGGCTGAAGCGTCAGGATCAGGACACCACCGATGAGTTTGTCGAGGCCGTGCGCCAATTGCCCGAAGTGGTGGAGTGCCATGTGATGGCGGGCGACTGCGACTTGTTGTTGCGGGTGGTGGCGGCTGACCTGGAAGCCTATCGGCGCTTTCAGATCAAGCACCTGACCAGCCTGAGCGTGGTGCAGAACGTGAAGACCGAAGTACCGATGGAAAAGATCAAGCTGACCACTGAGCTACCGGTGTAG
- a CDS encoding AzlC family ABC transporter permease → MNTLEPVLNDPPATTPQSELRRGAVAALPVLLGFIPFALVLGAQASQHQLAAGEVALMTGLNFGGGSEFAAIELWTSPPAILVIVAMTLLVNSRHLLMGATLAPYLRHLPLPKALGALFFMCDESWAMGLADARQRGGFSLRYFMGVSLSLWATWVTFTSLGAQAGPLLGDLRSYGFDMAFAAVFLVLLKGMWKGVHAAVPWLFSLLTAALFYLLIPGGWYVLAGTVAGLVSAYLWAKP, encoded by the coding sequence ATGAATACCCTTGAACCTGTACTGAACGATCCCCCTGCCACCACACCGCAAAGCGAATTGCGCCGGGGCGCCGTTGCCGCCCTGCCGGTGCTGCTGGGCTTCATCCCCTTCGCCCTGGTACTGGGCGCGCAAGCTTCCCAGCACCAGCTGGCAGCCGGCGAAGTGGCGTTGATGACCGGCCTCAACTTCGGTGGCGGCTCGGAGTTCGCCGCCATCGAGCTGTGGACCTCACCACCGGCAATCCTGGTGATTGTCGCCATGACCTTGCTGGTCAACAGCCGCCACCTGCTGATGGGCGCGACACTGGCGCCGTACCTGCGCCACCTGCCATTACCCAAGGCACTGGGGGCGCTGTTCTTCATGTGTGACGAGAGCTGGGCCATGGGCCTGGCCGATGCGCGCCAGCGCGGTGGCTTCAGCCTGCGCTATTTCATGGGCGTGTCGCTGAGCCTGTGGGCCACCTGGGTCACGTTCACCAGCCTGGGCGCGCAGGCCGGGCCGCTGCTCGGCGACCTTCGCAGCTATGGCTTCGACATGGCCTTCGCGGCAGTCTTCCTGGTACTTCTCAAAGGCATGTGGAAAGGCGTACATGCCGCCGTGCCATGGCTGTTCAGCCTGCTCACCGCAGCGCTGTTCTACCTGCTGATCCCCGGTGGTTGGTACGTGCTTGCGGGTACCGTGGCTGGCCTGGTGAGCGCTTACCTGTGGGCCAAGCCATGA
- a CDS encoding AzlD family protein, whose amino-acid sequence MMDVSTLVTILGMAVATYLTRALGFLLLRKRTLGPQLTQVLNAAPGCVLIAVIAPKFVSGQPADLIALGLTVYAATRFSLLPVVVFAIVVTGVLRMLLLA is encoded by the coding sequence ATGATGGACGTTTCGACGCTGGTCACCATCCTGGGCATGGCCGTGGCCACCTACCTGACCCGTGCGCTGGGCTTTTTGCTGCTGCGCAAGCGCACCCTGGGGCCACAGCTGACCCAGGTGCTGAACGCCGCGCCCGGCTGCGTGTTGATTGCCGTGATCGCTCCCAAGTTCGTTTCCGGGCAGCCGGCCGACCTGATTGCGCTGGGGCTCACGGTGTACGCAGCCACACGGTTTTCGCTCTTGCCGGTGGTGGTGTTCGCCATTGTCGTGACCGGGGTGCTGCGGATGCTGTTGCTGGCATGA
- a CDS encoding nuclear transport factor 2 family protein: MKISSNLSLMRKEWYNAFYTLNIEQLDYLEADWFFSTNGIKFMYKKNQLHKLSVLRGQDASAFSQHKRTESNVEVRELGNLAAVSGVAFIVTPQGSKQINFVESWIKINDSWKLQFQSFEGEG, translated from the coding sequence GTGAAGATCTCATCAAATTTGTCGTTGATGCGCAAAGAGTGGTACAACGCTTTTTATACACTGAATATCGAGCAGTTGGATTACTTGGAAGCGGACTGGTTCTTCTCGACGAACGGCATAAAGTTCATGTACAAGAAAAACCAGTTACATAAACTTTCTGTGCTCCGTGGCCAGGACGCGTCAGCTTTTTCTCAGCACAAACGAACGGAGTCGAATGTCGAAGTGCGAGAGCTGGGTAACCTTGCAGCTGTCAGTGGTGTGGCATTCATTGTCACGCCGCAAGGGAGCAAGCAGATAAATTTCGTCGAGAGCTGGATCAAAATCAACGACAGTTGGAAGTTGCAATTTCAATCATTCGAAGGTGAAGGCTGA
- a CDS encoding DUF2164 domain-containing protein, with product MPEISLSPEARALMIGKLKAYCADTFELQLGQFEVEFFLDFIEEVCGPAFYNSGVEQAIKTYAAWSERVQEEMDLKRIL from the coding sequence ATGCCTGAAATTTCACTTTCACCGGAAGCGCGAGCGCTCATGATTGGCAAGTTGAAGGCGTATTGTGCCGATACCTTTGAGTTGCAGTTGGGGCAGTTTGAGGTTGAGTTTTTCCTCGATTTCATCGAAGAGGTCTGCGGTCCGGCGTTTTACAACAGTGGCGTTGAGCAAGCGATAAAAACCTATGCGGCATGGAGCGAGCGGGTTCAGGAAGAAATGGACCTGAAGAGGATACTGTGA
- a CDS encoding cupin domain-containing protein, giving the protein MDRMDFALPEMDFFIRSAFQKKPFVFESVTGHQLVGWGEINNLLEKDILDYPRIRLANDGIPSERGFKGFVTYTLTVTGETSPHINRYNLLKRLQTGSTLIIDRCQAFFERAQQAASYLSTHLRCRSGANLYCAWSSTPSFGAHFDNHDVIAVQIEGVKRWEVYAPTRPYPLLNDKSFDQTPPAGEPMLCHTLTPGQAIYVPAGYWHNVFTETERSMHISFPVVRPRKIDLIRMVLERLEASAELREPIAHGSDAIGNARLSGVLYACLANIDIDEWEAAVVEDCMQGRDIKFNLPDIRTRDA; this is encoded by the coding sequence ATGGACCGCATGGATTTTGCGTTACCTGAAATGGACTTCTTCATTCGCTCGGCCTTTCAGAAGAAACCCTTCGTATTCGAGTCGGTCACGGGCCACCAGCTGGTGGGCTGGGGTGAAATCAACAACCTGCTTGAGAAGGATATTCTCGATTACCCCAGAATACGCCTGGCGAACGATGGCATCCCCTCCGAGCGTGGCTTCAAGGGGTTTGTAACCTATACCCTGACGGTGACAGGTGAGACCTCGCCGCATATCAACCGTTACAACCTTCTGAAGCGTTTGCAAACCGGTAGCACATTGATCATTGATCGCTGCCAGGCATTTTTTGAGCGCGCTCAACAAGCGGCAAGCTACTTGTCTACACACCTGCGTTGCCGGTCCGGGGCAAATCTTTATTGTGCCTGGAGTTCAACGCCAAGTTTTGGTGCGCACTTCGACAACCACGATGTAATTGCAGTGCAGATCGAAGGTGTGAAACGGTGGGAAGTCTATGCGCCCACACGTCCCTATCCACTGTTGAATGACAAGAGTTTCGACCAAACGCCTCCCGCCGGCGAGCCCATGCTGTGCCATACCTTGACGCCAGGCCAGGCCATCTATGTACCTGCCGGTTATTGGCATAATGTGTTCACTGAAACTGAGCGTTCGATGCACATTTCCTTCCCTGTTGTACGGCCCCGTAAGATTGACCTGATCAGGATGGTCCTGGAGCGCCTGGAGGCGTCGGCGGAACTGCGCGAACCCATTGCCCACGGCAGTGATGCTATTGGCAATGCCAGGTTGAGTGGGGTGCTTTACGCCTGCCTTGCGAATATTGACATTGATGAGTGGGAGGCGGCGGTTGTCGAAGACTGTATGCAGGGAAGAGATATAAAATTCAACCTGCCTGATATAAGGACCCGAGATGCCTGA